The Clupea harengus chromosome 6, Ch_v2.0.2, whole genome shotgun sequence genome contains a region encoding:
- the LOC122132946 gene encoding uncharacterized protein LOC122132946: MAKTGSTVTLKCFLSEKTRTDPVVWYKQSVAQVPLLVGSAQHFLPSVLYNEFNNSRFFIHNGFVSFSLSISNIQSSDEAFYFCGVRIVYEINFGNGTYLLVKEKGQLRSNIAAVIQAPVSDPVHPGDSKTLECEVLTGTRTEDLRVFWFRPASGDSHPGVIYTNNSRGGQCEGRCVYSLSKKDINISDAGTYYCGIATSRQILFGNGTALSIVEPVETVLVGLAVALGCCATLMFYLFVLNCKRIITCDNCKIRDLQHVIYGSCETRQRSGQAEAAEGLKHPAVQLSNSDPSVLVTVIYCIKQKHL; encoded by the exons ATGGCTAAGACCGGCAGCACTGTAACTTTGAAATGCTTTCTATCAGAAAAAACCCGAACTGATCCTGTAGTTTGGTACAAGCAAAGTGTTGCCCAGGTGCCGCTTCTTGTAGGATCAGCTCAGCATTTTCTGCCTTCTGTACTCTACAATGAATTCAATAATAGCCGTTTCTTCATACACAATGGTTTTGTATCATTCAGTCTGTCTATCTCAAACATTCAGTCATCTGATGAGGCTTTTTATTTCTGTGGAGTCAGGATTGTGTATGAAATAAATTTTGGAAATGGAACATATTTGCTTGTGAAAG AAAAAGGTCAGCTGAGGTCCAACATTGCTGCAGTGATCCAAGCCCCAGTATCAGACCCAGTTCACCCAGGTGATTCAAAGACACTGGAGTGTGAAGTTCTCACTGGGACCAGAACAGAAGACCTCAGAGTGTTCTGGTTCAGACCAGCTTCAGGAGATTCCCATCCAGGAGTCAtttacaccaacaacagcagggGTGGTCAGTGTGAGGGTCGCTGTGTCTACAGTCTCTCTAAGAAGGACATCAACATCTCTGATGCTGGAACTTACTACTGTGGCATAGCCACAAGCAGACAAATACTGTTTGGGAATGGAACAGCACTCAGCATTG TGGAGCCTGTGGAAACTGTGCTGGTTGGTTTGGCCGTGGCTTTGGGTTGCTGTGCTACGTTGATGTTTTATCTGTTTGTGCTGAACTGCAAGAGGATAATTACATGTGACAACTGCAAGA TAAGAGACTTGCAGCATGTTATATATGGAAGCTGTGAAACCAGACAAAGAAGTGGTCAG GCTGAGGCTGCAGAGGGTTTGAAACATCCAGCCGTCCAGCTGTCCAACTCTGACCCCTCAGTCCTGGTAACTGTGATCTACTGTATCAAACAGAAGCATCTGTAG
- the LOC105906893 gene encoding uncharacterized protein LOC105906893: protein MKGLLGSFFILVCITQDVVTGSVVSQPDQVIISWLGETVTVECMTLKDSNEYVFWYQQRLGQMPRCICMARKNTDPNYVGEFKDSHISCQTTEGGFDLKIRNSTRSDEASYYCATRNRAFLDFAERTFVRIKDETQQISNAVTVIQSPTQDPVHSVDSEPLQCPGVRETRTEELSLYWFGPASRDSHPGLIYAYRNRSSTCETSSMLKSMHELPTSNDSNAATFYCAVKTCGQILLGNGPTRQTSKIFQLFLNV, encoded by the exons ATGAAAGGGTTGCTTGGGTCCTTTTTCATTCTTGTGTGTATCACCCAAG aTGTAGTTACTGGGTCTGTGGTCTCTCAGCCTGACCAAGTGATCATTTCTTGGCTGGGTGAGACTGTGACGGTGGAATGTATGACACTGAAAGACAGTAACGAGTATGTATTTTGGTATCAGCAGAGATTAGGACAGATGCCAAGGTGTATATGCATGGCACGGAAAAATACAGATCCCAACTATGTTGGTGAGTTTAAAGACTCACACATCTCATGTCAGACAACAGAAGGAGGATTTGATCTGAAAATCAGAAACAGCACTCGGTCAGATGAAGCCTCATATTACTGTGCCACCAGAAACAGGGCCTTTCTGGATTTTGCAGAAAGAACTTTTGTAAGAATCAAAG ACGAGACACAGCAGATCTCCAATGCAGTGACAGTGATCCAATCTCCGACACAAGACCCAGTTCATTCTGTGGACTCAGAACCTCTTCAGTGTCCAGGAGTAAGGGAGACCAGAACAGAAGAGCTCAGTTTGTACTGGTTTGGACCTGCTTCAAGAGATTCCCATCCAGGACTTATTTATGCTTACAGAAACAGAAGCAGTACTTGTGAGACTAGCTCCATGCTGAAGTCTATGCATGAGCTACCTACAAGCAATGACAGCAATGCTGCAACCTTCTACTGTGCTGTGAAGACATGTGGACAGATATTGTTGGGGAATGGCCCAACACGTCAAACTAGTAAGATATTTCAACTGTTTCTCAATGTCTGA